The Miscanthus floridulus cultivar M001 chromosome 17, ASM1932011v1, whole genome shotgun sequence genome has a window encoding:
- the LOC136518124 gene encoding disease resistance protein Pik-2-like, with protein MELVAGAMGSLLPKLGELLKEEYGLQKGVKKKIESLSRELTVVHAVLRKIGDVPPDQLDELVRLWASEVREASYDMEDIVDTFLVRVEDPNEATEPHMLRRLRKKVGRLFKKSKARHKISSLIDDINEKLEEVATRRGRYTLDSIVASPVAANTIDPRILNLYKRATELVGIEGPRDELINMLSLEDGDVDLSSTTKMKILSIVGFGGLGKTTLAKAVYDHLKPRFECRAFVLVGQNPDIKKVFGDILIALDEQTYTRPKLMGLDENQLMGKLNEFVKEKRCLIVIDDIWDKKTWKLVRCALQESNCGSRLVITTRISEVAAYADEAYKIQPLSHDNSENLLYARIDDGEGKYFDSLSAETCERILKKCGGVPLAIITIASLLASKPREDWSEVYNSIGFGHKGNDDVDNTRRILSFSYYDLPSHLKACLLYLSIFPEDYMIDKNSLIWKWIAEGFISKEQAAAAGVGLFELGERYFNELINRNMIQAQETRYIGYVDACSVHDMVLDLIHQLSSEENFVTVLNGGERQKLQGSISRRLALQCVDDNNVGLLSNVDVEKVRSVFAGQYDFCALCPRVPFLRVVDCGRGVPRHLGSLLHLRYLRLHRITKLPSEVRYLRFLQTLDLGDTCIEELPEEVGLLTQLVCLRLHSDDWAIRVPAGLIGKLTSLQELRVSCGGEDAIIMQFVEELGLLKELRVFEVVFFVRISESIESALLESLGHLHNIQELQIVNYLSKYRVNEAGSLSYCRHLRFLCLICLVFSALPAWINSSLAPNLSYLDVQVVVVKDQDMETLAKLPELSRLVLRSGDTNKSVVSIKIRTDKGVVYFRRLRFLKILGPSIWFDLGGSECNSSRVPSNNTIMPSLESLKFVVHVRSLKDENLHLGFDKLIGFQNLGTSSLQIVKTKVYCGGASIWDVEEAEAALEHAAAVHPKHPTLLTNRVESEDMISRYREACMEMSKAPELVTKAWKFVDGIVGSGQIQILRMPDLTASSSKVMRLLYTDNGVALLALSSNAVHKLWKWEHRDKNPRGKSSKSVPPVLWQPENGIPMTNDTIDGNDPKEATACTALSTNDSYLISASGGKVSLFNMMTFKVLSTFMAPPPATTFLAVYPLNNDIIAIGREDSSIQIYDVFIDEVTTVLTGHHKKITGLAFSQSMEVLVSSGADAQLCVWSIGGWEKKKSRYIKHPSNGSGALVGDTMVQFHYDGMHLLVVHGSQLAIYDWQLECLCSWYPRDALPAPISSAVYSLGCLLVYAGFRDGAIGIFEAESLMLQCWIAPSAYVPSSISSGGETVYPTVVATHPCKPNQIAVGMSDGAVYVLEPLDTDDGQVGSDTSSEQRPPSNVSSTGGDSQPSV; from the exons ATGGAGCTGGTGGCGGGGGCGATGGGGAGCCTGCTCCCCAAGCTGGGTGAGCTGCTCAAGGAGGAGTACGGCCTCCAGAAAGGCGTGAAGAAGAAGATCGAGTCTCTCTCACGGGAGCTCACGGTGGTGCACGCCGTCCTCCGCAAGATCGGCGATGTTCCACCGGACCAGCTCGACGAGCTGGTCAGGCTCTGGGCGAGTGAAGTCAGGGAGGCATCCTACGATATGGAGGACATCGTCGACACATTCCTGGTGCGCGTTGAAGACCCTAACGAGGCTACTGAGCCACACATGCTCCGGCGCCTCCGGAAAAAGGTGGGCAGGCTGTTCAAGAAGAGCAAGGCTCGCCACAAAATCTCTAGCCTAATAGATGACATCAACGAGAAGCTTGAGGAGGTGGCAACAAGGCGAGGCAGGTACACACTTGACAGCATTGTCGCCAGCCCTGTAGCTGCAAACACCATCGACCCTCGGATCCTGAATCTATACAAAAGGGCGACGGAGCTTGTTGGCATTGAGGGACCAAGGGACGAGCTCATAAATATGCTGTCCCTAGAGGATGGCGACGTGGATCTGTCTAGTACTACAAAGATGAAGATCCTCTCTATCGTTGGATTTGGAGGGCTAGGCAAGACCACTCTTGCCAAAGCTGTCTATGACCACCTCAAACCGCGCTTCGAGTGCCGGGCTTTTGTTCTAGTGGGTCAGAATCCTGACATCAAGAAAGTCTTTGGAGACATTCTCATAGCCCTTGATGAGCAAACTTACACTCGTCCCAAATTAATGGGTTTGGATGAAAATCAGCTCATGGGCAAACTCAACGAATTCGTCAAGGAAAAGAG GTGTTTGATTGTTATTGATGATATATGGGACAAGAAGACCTGGAAATTAGTCAGATGTGCTCTGCAAGAAAGTAATTGTGGAAGTAGACTTGTGATCACTACACGCATTTCTGAAGTTGCCGCATATGCTGATGAAGCTTACAAAATACAGCCACTTTCTCATGATAACTCTGAAAATTTATTGTACGCAAGAATAGATGACGGTGAAGGGAAGTATTTCGATAGTCTTTCGGCTGAAACATGTGAAAGAATTTTGAAGAAATGTGGCGGCGTGCCACTTGCTATCATTACAATAGCCAGTTTGTTGGCCAGTAAACCAAGAGAGGACTGGTCTGAGGTCTACAACTCAATTGGTTTTGGGCATAAAGGCAATGATGACGTAGATAATACCAGAAGGATATTGTCTTTTAGCTACTATGATCTGCCTTCACATCTAAAGGCTTGCTTGTTGTATCTAAGCATATTTCCAGAAGATTATATGATAGACAAAAATAGTTTGATATGGAAGTGGATAGCTGAAGGTTTCATCTCTAaggaacaagcagcagcagcaggggtaGGATTATTTGAGCTTGGGGAGAGGTACTTTAATGAATTGATAAATAGAAACATGATCCAGGCACAGGAGACACGATATATAGGGTACGTTGATGCATGCTCAGTTCATGATATGGTTCTTGATTTGATACATCAACTATCGAGTGAAGAAAATTTTGTCACTGTATTGAATGGTGGTGAGCGACAGAAACTTCAGGGGAGCATTTCTCGCAGGTTGGCCCTACAGTGTGTTGACGACAACAACGTTGGTCTACTGTCTAATGTAGATGTGGAGAAAGTGAGGTCCGTCTTTGCTGGTCAGTATGATTTTTGTGCATTATGCCCACGCGTCCCATTTTTACGTGTAGTAGACTGCGGCAGAGGTGTGCCACGTCATCTTGGGAGTTTACTTCACTTGAGGTACCTTCGACTACATAGGATCACTAAGCTTCCTAGTGAGGTAAGATATCTGAGGTTTCTGCAAACACTGGATTTAGGGGACACCTGCATAGAGGAGCTGCCGGAGGAGGTGGGACTTCTGACGCAACTTGTTTGCCTACGACTACATAGTGATGATTGGGCAATAAGAGTGCCAGCAGGTTTGATCGGTAAGCTCACGTCACTGCAAGAGCTACGTGTATCGTGTGGAGGTGAAGATGCTATAATAATGCAGTTTGTGGAGGAGCTGGGCCTGCTGAAGGAACTGAGGGTGTTCGAGGTTGTGTTTTTTGTTAGGATCAGTGAGAGCATCGAGAGTGCTTTGCTGGAGTCCCTGGGCCATCTGCACAATATCCAGGAACTTCAAATTGTAAACTATCTAAGTAAGTACAGGGTGAACGAGGCAGGATCGCTCTCCTACTGTCGGCATCTCCGTTTCCTGTGTTTGATTTGCTTGGTGTTCTCTGCACTGCCGGCGTGGATTAACTCGTCGCTTGCTCCAAACCTCTCCTATCTGGATGTGCAAGTGGTAGTTGTGAAAGACCAGGACATGGAGACCCTTGCCAAGTTGCCAGAGCTCAGTCGCCTCGTACTGCGTTCTGGTGACACCAACAAGTCAGTAGTTAGCATAAAGATTCGTACAGATAAAGGTGTTGTCTACTTTCGCAGGTTGAGATTCTTAAAGATACTCGGTCCATCTATCTGGTTTGATCTGGGCGGCAGCGAGTGCAACAGCAGCAGGGTACCATCTAATAATACTATCATGCCAAGTCTTGAATCCCTTAAGTTTGTTGTCCATGTGCGGTCCCTTAAAGACGAGAACCTGCATCTTGGTTTTGACAAGCTGATTGGCTTCCAGAACCTCGGAACAAGTTCGCTCCAGATAGTCAAAACCAAGGTGTACTGTGGAGGTGCCAGTATTTGGGATGTGGAGGAAGCGGAGGCTGCGTTGGAGCACGCGGCCGCAGTCCATCCAAAACATCCCACCCTTCTAACCAACAGGGTAGAATCAGAAGATATGATCTCACGCTACCGAGAG GCATGTATGGAAATGAGCAAAGCCCCTGAGTTAGTAACCAAGGCCTGGAAGTTTGTGGACGGCATCGTTGGCTCAGGACAAATTCAAATACTGCGTATGCCAGATCTGACCGCATCTTCAAGCAAA GTTATGCGCTTGTTGTACACAGATAATGGGGTGGCACTTTTGGCTCTCAGCTCCAATGCTGTTCATAAGCTGTGGAAATGGGAGCACAGGGACAAGAATCCACGTGGCAAG TCATCCAAATCTGTTCCACCTGTACTATGGCAACCGGAAAATGGCATTCCAATGACAAACGACACCATTGATGGCAATGACCCTAAAGAAGCAACAGCCTGCACTGCACTATCCACAAATGACAGCTATCTAATTTCTGCTTCTGGTGGCAAAGTCTCATTGTTCAACATGATGACATTCAAG GTCTTGAGTACTTTCATGGCACCTCCACCTGCTACAACTTTCCTTGCAGTCTACCCGTTAAACAATGACATCATAGCTATTGGAAGGGAGGACTCTTCAATTCAAATCTACGATGTCTTTATAGACGAA GTTACAACTGTGCTCACGGGTCATCACAAAAAGATAACTGGactagcattttcacaatcaatGGAGGTGCTTGTATCTTCAGGTGCAGATGCTCAG CTATGTGTTTGGAGCATTGGTGGTTGGGAGAAGAAGAAATCAAGATACATCAAACATCCATCTAATGGTTCCGGTGCTTTAGTTGGTGATACAATGGTGCAGTTTCACTATGATGGAATGCATCTTTTAGTAGTTCATGGGAGTCAGTTGGCGATCTATGATTGGCAATTGGAATGCTTGTGCTCG TGGTACCCAAGAGATGCACTCCCTGCTCCAATTTCAAGTGCGGTATACTCACTTGGTTGTTTGTTGGTCTATGCTGGATTTCGTGATGGTGCAATTGGAATATTCGAGGCAGAATCTCTTATGCTACAGTGCTGGATAGCACCCTCTGCCTACGTACCATCTTCAATATCCAG CGGTGGTGAAACTGTCTATCCCACGGTCGTCGCAACACATCCTTGTAAGCCTAACCAGATTGCAGTGGGCATGAGCGATGGTGCAGTTTATGTGCTGGAGCCATTGGATACAGACGACGGACAAGTGGGGAGCGACACCTCCTCAGAACAACGTCCACCTAGTAATGTCAGCAGCACCGGTGGTGACAGCCAACCGAGTGTCTGA